The genomic segment AGCCATTACTTGATCAGTGATAAAGCCTTTAGTGGTTTTTCAGCAATCAAACGCTCCTTAAAATTCATGAATCTTACAGATTCCAGTCAAAGGCTGCCTCAATGCTAAGCAGTTATTACATCCAGTCAGAGGAAACATGTTTGCCAAATGCTTCTTTAAATCTAGCAGATACACTTTTCAGTTTAATCACAACTTCTTCCCCCCCCCATTAATTTTTTAGCTGATGgaaatttaaactttgaaacTGCTTCAAGAGATTTTAAACATCAAATAGGGATATTCggaaatgttcatttaaaaactgaaaatattttttgtcacatttgggAGAAGCAGTCAGAACCtattattctgtctttttttaaatcttaaccTTTAACCTCAAATGTGTAAGCTTCAAGTAGGTAGACTCAAAAAACGctgctggatattttttttttttttacacttcttaaatgtttcacttttcctGATAATTCCTTAACTACTAACTATAGAAAATGAAAGATTactcattttcagaaaatgtttatttattaaaatgtgtgcatcaatttctgtttttgcttcttggaactaataaatatttttatctacATTAACAGGGCATCAGTTGTTTTTGAGTCAGTGGcgcaaaactgaaaacaaatctctgttcatatttttataatgtGGATATAGAACATGTAACTACTGTTTGttagcagaaaacacaaaaatgggTATTAATCATAAATATAACTGCTGCTAAACATGTGGTGTTTACTGTTAAAGGtgtgtgcaaaacaaacaaacaaaaaacttttaagtgaatttcttttattgcagtacAGTAGCTTCactgaaacttttagaaaaactcaactaatattttttttcattagacatttaattatttaaagtagTATGTTGTGTCTTAGATCCCCAACATGAAAAAACATGAGAACATGCTATTCAAATTAGGCAAATTTATGTTAAGCTCCATAAGTCAGGGTGCTAATGGCTCCAAAAAATAACAACTCACCTTTAAACATAAGGGAGGTAAAGACCaacacacatttttcagtttgagatTATGCTATTGCAACTAGATATGCTTCTATTctatagatttgtttttcttttttttaatcatactTTACTAAAGATGACAATAAATGTGGAGAAGACTGTGTATATGCTAAAACAGAGTGCatctcattttgtttctgtaaattaaCTTGTCATATAATCCAAACTCAGTGATTGCTGGGAATGTTGGACACCTTCTTTTTGCACAGGTCATCGGGGCCAAAAGAGCGGGGCAGTAGCTCGTCCACAGTCATCTTCTCGTACGACTTATCGATCTTTGTAAGATAAACCTCCCATTTACACCCAAACTGTAGTTGGAAGAATACAAAGATaagaataaatactttttcttttttatctaaaCATTATATCTTTCTATCTTAGATGGTTCATTCACAACTTCATAATAATATGCCATGTGCAACTCAATTACTCAGCAGTATATGTAGTGCAtgtacactgcctggccaaaaaaaaagtcgccaccaaaaaatggtcacactaatattttgttggaccgcctttagctttgattacagcccgcattcgctgtggcattgtttcaataagcttctgcagtgtcacaagatttatttccatccagtgttgcattaatctttcaccaagatcttgtattgatgatgggagagtctgaccactgcgcaaagccttctccagcacatcccaaagattctcaatggggttaaggtctggactctgtggtggccaatccatgtgtgaaaaagatgcctcatgctccctgaaccactctttcacaatgtgagcccgatgaatcctggcattgtcatcttggaatatgcccgttccatttgggaagacaaaatccattgatggaataacctggtcattcagtatattcaggtagtcagctgacctcattctttgggctcacaatgttgctgaacctagacctgaccaactgcagcaaccccagatcatagcactgcccccacaggcttgtacagtaggcactaggcatgatgggtgcatcacttcacctgcctctcttcttaccctgatgcgcccatcactctggaacagggtaaatctggactcatcagaccacatgaccctcttccattccttcagagtccaatctttatgctccctagcaaactgaagcctttttttctggttagccttactgattagaggttttcttacagctacacagctgttcaatcccaaccccttgagttcccttcgcattgtgtgcgtgtggaaatgcttttgcgttcacaattaaacatactcctgagttctgctgttgtttttcttcgatttgatttgaccaaacgtttaagtaatcgccgatcacgatcattcaggatttttttccgaccacatttcttcctggaagacgatggttccccaccatccttccagtttttaatgatgcgttggacagttcttaacccaattctagtagtttctgcaatctccttagatgttttctctgcttgatgcatgccaatgatttgacccttcttaaacagactaacgtcttttccacgaccacaggatgtgtcttttgccatggttgtttaagaaatgaggagttactcattgcatcagctggggttaaataacttgttgccagctgaaagataatcgcctatgcagtacttatccaataggaggcttgtacctatttgcttagttaaatccaggtggcgactttttttttggccaggcagtgtatatatcTTTTTGTATATTTACCCTCAAACTAACATGTACTGcctggagacagaaaaaaacaggtaTAGATAGTACAAAAACACATCATACCTCTCTCATGACTTGTCTGCAGGCTCCACATGGGGAGATGAACTCTTTCTCCATATCACTGAAAGATCAGAAGAAACAATTTCCTTTAAACTAGAATAAATGCATTTCCTCTGAAAATGCAGTGTGGCTGCTGTATTCTTGATGTAAAGCAGGAACACTTGTTGAAGAGTAAAAATAAGCATCAATATTAAAAGAGAAGGGCTGCACTATAGCGCAGTTGGTAGAattgttgccttgcaggaagaagctcctgggttcgattccagGCCCGGGGTTCATTGTTCTTtccaaattctccctaggtgtgagtgtgtgtgtgcatggttgtttgtcctgtctgtctctgtgttgccctgtgacagactgtccagggtgtaccccgcctctctcccggaacgttagctggagatagtaacagcacccctcccgaccccactagggaccagggtgtacagaaaatggatggatggatggattaaaagagaaaaaagaggaTATAACCATGGAAAAATGAACTCTAAGTATCATGTTTAGGTGTTAGATAGTATGGAAAAGTGAGGTCGATGCAGTAGAGCACTCAGGTTATAGCAGAAGGCCTCAGAAGTTATTTCAGAGATGAAATATGTTTATAATACTAACATCTAAATGGCATGTGCCAGCAATAGTTTAAATGCTAATCTTGGCTAATATAAAGATATAAGCTTATTAGCTATGAATATCAGATGTTACTATGCTATGGTTGGGTAGCATTAGCTAGCATGCTAATAAAAGCTAGTTATCCTACactaaaagcagtttttaagcTATCATAAGCTTAAATGCTTAATGTATTGCTAATAGGAGTGAATATTAGCTTTGTGCTAATGGTGGTTAATACGCTAGGAAAAACTAATGTGCAAATTTTAGGAcgttagctaacattagcaacTGTGTTCAGCTAATATGAAGACCTTAATATCCTTAAGAGTTAATATTAGGTTATGTTAGCTATGTTAGCATTGACTTACTTTAGGCTACTTCCTTAATATAGACAGGTATTGAATATTTGGGTAAGAAAGAGTGAAATTTTTCATGAACAATATCAATTTAGTTAGTCGTGAATGACTAACTAAAGTCTCTGGTTTGGTCTGTTAAATTAGTGAGCTGATTGCCAACTTAAAGCCTCCTAAGGACTTTATAGACTTAAGAGTCCATAAAGTCTCCAAAGTCTTTATGGAGAGGTCCGGTGGTCGCTCATGGAAGTTTGCATACATTAATAAAtttctctttattatttagaaGATATGAGTACATGAGAAGAGCTTTCCATTCTAGTCTATAGGAAATTTAACCTCTGATTACAATGAAAGTGATTATTAGACTTGctgtaagtttaaaaaatgtttccattgacGTTTCAGGAGAGAATTTGTATTGGTATTGGTCATAATGAGAGACAATGACTCAGATTTAGCTGGATAGTGTCACTGGGTAGAgggcttttttttctgggaatgtataattttattacCAAATGTGTGTGAAACTGGGTATTATTGTTTAAGCATTTTgatgtgcaaaaagaaaagcaatgtgAAGTGGCTCATGGATTGATAATTCAGAAGTGTCTACAGGACAAATTCCTGTCCTGGGTGAATTCCAGACATCAATCAAAGGCGCTAGTTACCTGGCAATGGCAATGGCAATGAAGTCTTTGTAACCTTCTGACACGGCCTTTGCAATGACATTTCTTTCAGCACACACTCCCAGGTTGTAACATGCATTCTCCACATTGCAACCTGACAGAGGCACAAACAGACATAATGAGTGATCCTGTAAAGAGACCCACTACAGGTTAAAAGAGCTGGCTTATTTACTTATTCAGGTCTTTTCAAACAGTGGCTCTCTGGGTCTTTGGACTCACAACTGTTTGCTTGTCATTCACCTCACCACCCTTCACCCCACCCCCTCATGTGATGAAAACAGGTGACTTGTCAAGCTTTGTGCTGTCCAGCAATGCTGACAGGACACCTGTGTCCGTGTACAAGGTGAGGTTGACACAGATTGCATCTATATCATTAAACGGTAGCATATGATTCTGTCAGATGGACTTATGATGTCCTGTCACCTAGGAGGATTATTGATTGATAGGCTGGATTGTAATCCTTTACTCTGAATTTTCCACATAGTTAACTCTTAGGTAACAATTAACATTATTTAGCAGCATCAGCTTCAGAACAAACCTACATATGTGCCGATTAGATTATGAATAGGGCATCTTATCCCAGAAGTCAGAACTGATTTGGCTGAGTCAGACTGCATAACACTGAACACAATGTACTTATAGTTTTTCAGACTCCTGAAACCCAGTCATAAGCAATGCTACCAGTTTTCTGTTTGATTCTGTTAAAATCAAATTCGACCTCTGTTCATCCTATGTTCTCTTCTCAGTTGTCCACACCCACAGCTTACCTGTAAAGACACGGCCGTCTCGAGTCTTGAGTGCAGCTCCCACTCTAAATTTGCTGTAGGGAGAGTAAGAAAACGTTTTGGCCTCGTGGGACTGATGGATCAATTCATTAACTTCCTCCTGTGACAAGTGCCTTTGGTCCATCCTGCGTTCTTTATTTTGTTGGCTTGGTTTTGAGCATCTAAATGAGAATGATGTGGCTCTgctttaaatgtgaaaaggacAGAGGGAAAAGGGGTGAGGGTGCAGTCATACAGCCAATCGTTTGCTCGGAAACCAACCCAACATGGCGTCATGGAGAAAAGGGGAGGCGGTTTTAATCCGCAATAAGGGACAATTATAGCAAAATATTCTTGGGCGAGTCTTCTGAACTTTGATGTGAGTTGTTTCATGCAAATCTTTCCATTCCAGTTCTGGTTGTGTATTTGTGTTGTGCATTTGAATAGGACTTTTCATTGGCCTTTTTTTTACAGACTATAAAAACgtatgtgaatatttttgaaaggtgCTCGTGTCCACATGGAGCTCAATGTGAGCAAAATGACATAAAAGGGCAAATAAACGGATACAAGTGGTTTTGATTTGTTCTGCgttattttagctttattatGTGCACTAAAGCCGCTGAACGTTCAATAAAAGTTGGAAtaatttaccttttttattttgtgagtaTACATCACAATATTTACAGCAAGCATCAGTCATCAAATGGggcaaaatatttaataaggtATTTAACAAACTATGACTCTTACCGCTACAGTTATGtagaattaaattaattgtctaatataaaataaaaattagcttGATGCTCTCTGGCATCTTGCCTTGAGCACAGAGTTTGAGAGGTGCTTTTTCCTATATCATGCTAGCTATATGGATTTCCCATTTAGCGGGAATATTGATTATGATGAGATTTTCTCCAAATCAAGAGTCCTTTTCAACCTGGATAGCTCCACTGTTGAAAATGTGGAGGTGTCCAAGAGCCAACAGTCATAAATGACATTGAAATAAATTCCACTCCAACATCTGGAATGAGGTGACGCCTCTGGAACCTGTTGTTGCAGGATAAAtgtcccaacttcagaagatgtGCTTTTAACTTAGCAATACTCTTTGGTCCTCATCcaactaaatttaaaatctaacatAAGTGATTGGCTGGCCTAAGGCCTGCAACCTTAGGCCAGCAGGTGCCTAAGGTTTCAAGGCACCTCCAGAAGAGCCCTGACTATGAGAAGAAACCTTTTCCCCGTGTCAGAAGTCTCAAGGAATAAGAAACTGGATTTGTCAAACACgctgaaatgtaattaaaacttAACATAGGAGGACCAATTTTCAACAGATCTTAGGTATGCTTAAAGCTTCTTTCACTGCTCTGCCtggtaaataaaatgaagtaatACAGTGGCTATTTGTCCTAACCATATTATCAACTAAATTTAGttctgactttttgtttctttccttgGAATTGTTAAACACTGAGAGCAAAACAACAACTCCTCTGCACTCACAACCCTTGGTTTAGCATCAACTCCTGCTTTTTCCATTCAGACATGTGTTTTTCCAGATAAACtggttaaacaaacaaaactaggTCTGACTCATAAAATATTTGGACTGGTTATACACcttgaaatgtaattaaaaattaatattgaaggaacaattttgaaatgatttccaGTATGCTTAAAGCTTACTTCACTGCTCTAAGTAAAATGGTTATTTGTTCTAAACATGTtatcaactaaactaaactaaactaaactaaactaaactaaactaaactatttctgacgttttgtttatttccttgGAATTGTTAAACACTGAGAGGAAACACAACAACTCCTCTGCTGTTACAACCTTAGTTTAGTGATTTATTGGCTCATCTGACAGGAATCTCTTCCTTCTTCAGTGGACCCAGCACAGATCATGTTGCTTGTGATCCTGAAGTAGTAGTAGTACCAACACTCTGTAAAGTAATCCACATCTACAGACATCAGCTCAGGGGACAGGCTCTGGCCATAGACAGAGGTGACTCCCCAACCGCTAACTGTGCACCGAACAAAGTTTTGCAAAGTGCCCGTATGGGGCAAAATAACTGGACTGACCACTTCGTTGATGACAGCAGGGCGGTCCAGCTGACCACAGAAGAACAAACCCTTCACTTAGATATATTACTTGTTGTTAGCAGAGCATTTAAGATGCTTCTCAgcaaaaaaattcacatttccttaaaaataatTCCTGTGATATACcttattgaaaaattaaaaaggtaGCAAGGCAACCATTCTGTTGTTGCCATTTTTTGATTCGTCCTGAGATTTTGCATATTCCCTTTTTGCCGTTATTACACTTAGCATAATTTATAGcttgcagatttttcttaaGTATGCATTCATCTGTAGAAAGAATTCAAGTGTCACATTTTATATGACTATTATTATTCTTgttgttgagattttttttactttccaaaAATACTCAAAATCTTTGTTAAAATTATGCCTGCTGCAATGACAATAGtagagaaaattatttatagaaatatttacattaagattgagattaaaaatatatatcccattttacattttgcattacaAACTGTAAAAGAGGATGTCAATATTTTGAAAGACACACGTGTTCATGTTTAGCTCAAGGtgagcaaaacaacaaaaaggacaagtcagtttgagaaaatatgtatctttattttagcttttttttttttttttttagctttttttctttccttgatAGAAGAATTGTTTGAGAGGGGTAAAAAATCCCAGACATGAAGTTGAAACCTTATTTGAAATAGggtctaaaaaaaacaatgaaagtgaatcttttttctttttttttaaaacaaacaaactgtgtCTCTCTGGGTTGATCTGTTATAATGTGAATAATCTGAGTTCCAGTCATTGATTAAAAAAGAGTGTAAAAAGTAACACTGTAAGTTTGGGCAGATTCATTGAGAAGATTCTGAGCAGATTCATTCACGTTTATTAAGATAAACTatcaaaaagacagaaaagcctTTTGATCTTCAGCATCCATTTGAAGATTCATCCGAGGAGTGTCTTCTTTGGCCTGGTGGATGGTTAGCTGTTCTGGATGACCCAGTCGATCCATGAGATGTAGTTTCTCACATTAGTGTAGACGCCGGGGTAAAAAGCATAAGCACAGCCGATGCCCCATGACACAATGCCTTCCAGTCTACCGTTGCAGACCAGCGGTCCTCCTGAATCTCCCTGGCAAGGGCAAATGAAGGGGATATTTTTTATGAGCTAAATCCCAGCAGTCTAAAGTGATGAGATTAaaggttttgattaaaaatctaACTTTCGTGTGTGACACAACCATCCCCAACTCttgttccccccccccaccccgtttagaaaatgttttttccagatAAACTAGTTAAACAATCCAAACTAGATCTGACTcataaaatatttggatttgTGAAACACcttgaaatgtaattaaaagttAATATTGGAACAGTTTTGAAAAGAACTTAAGTATGTTTAAAGCTTACTTCACTGCTCTAAATAAAATGGTTATTTGTGCTAACCGTTTTATCAACTAAACTTATTTCTGACGTTTTGCTTCTTTCCTTGGGATTGTTAAACACTGAGAGGAAACACAACAACTCCTCTGCTGTTGCAACCTTGGTTTAGTGATTTATTGGCTCACCTGACAGGAATCTCTTCCTCCTTCAGTGGACCCAGCACAGATCATGTTGCTTGTGATCCTGAAGTAGTAGTAGTACCAACAGTCTGCGAAGTAATCCACATCTACAGACATCAGCTCAGGGGACAGGCTCTGGCCATAGACAGAGGTGACTCCCCAACCGCTAACTGTGCACCGAGCAAAGTTTTGCAAAGTGCCATTGCGGGGCAAAACAACTGGACTGACCACTTCGTTGATGACAGCAGGGCGGTCCAGCTGACCACAGAAGAACAAACCAGTCAGTTAGTCATCTCAAAATGTTAGTAATGCATATGAAatacttttcagcaacaaatccTCACAGGCATCATATAATTCTGCTTTGTAAAATGTCcaagtgaaattaaaaaatgaaaaaggcgACAATGAAACTACAGTGTTGatgccatttttttcttatttgtctgCTAATTTCTTATTCGTCTTgcatatttttgccttttttttattttttattattgcactTGGTGTTGCAATCCAAATCATAATgtgcatacattttaaaaatattcatctgTAGAAAGACTGCAAATGTAGTCTGTAGAAAGACAACATTTCTTAcaattattaattataattacaattataataattattataattactataatataattattataattataataataatattattattattgcactTTTTTACCTTCCAAAAATcctcataaaaataataacaataattgcacagaaaataattgctaaaaaatatttatatacattaatTACActtcacattaaaaatatatattaataaagGACATATTGAAATATAATGTTATATATTTACACATAGCTGCATATTCCATTTAAATACTACTTTTGGACACCAATTGGATTTGAAATGTGTGTATACGGTCAGCTGACATGCTAAAGTTTTCATCTTCTCCCTTTCACATCTATGGGAAATCATGGTCTGAAATTTCAGTCTATACGGTGGCTCCCAATTCTGAGTGACTCAGCATTTTCTAAATCAAAACATTTGTCACAGTGGATGTTTCACCTTAAGAAGCATGATGTCGTTGTCAAGGTTCCAGTAATTGAACTGGTAATGTTTTATGATTAACAAGACGTCAAATATTTGCTCGTATCCTTCCTTTTCTTTGATGTTGTGCTCCCCAAGGACCACTTTCATCAGCTGATTCCTGCAGAGGTTATTAGAAAAGCACACAATTCACTTCATAGGGTTTATTTAAAGACACCTGATGAGGTTAGAGTTATTTGATGTTATTTCTTTCTGCCATAAAAGACTGATTAtgataatacattttatgtatGTAGACTAACTTCTGATACATATTAATGTGTATTGGTGTGACTGGTGAAGGTGGACAGCTGCAGTAACTTACGGCCTCCAGCAGTGGGCAGCAGACACCACCCACTGCGGGTGAACCAAGGTGCCTCCACAGAAGAGGGAATCTCTGTACAGGAGAGAGGCTTGATATTTGATAGAGTGAGGCTCTACCACTGTGCCACCAACAATTCTGTTACCATTCTCAACTAAAAGagacaaagagaaacaaaacattctttctCCTCTACCAAAGGTTGCATTTGCAAGCAGATCCACGTGAA from the Xiphophorus maculatus strain JP 163 A chromosome 20, X_maculatus-5.0-male, whole genome shotgun sequence genome contains:
- the LOC102229995 gene encoding trypsin-like → MMQLSPYCLLLLLPLIVVNLAVENGNRIVGGTVVEPHSIKYQASLLYRDSLFCGGTLVHPQWVVSAAHCWRPNQLMKVVLGEHNIKEKEGYEQIFDVLLIIKHYQFNYWNLDNDIMLLKLDRPAVINEVVSPVVLPRNGTLQNFARCTVSGWGVTSVYGQSLSPELMSVDVDYFADCWYYYYFRITSNMICAGSTEGGRDSCQGDSGGPLVCNGRLEGIVSWGIGCAYAFYPGVYTNVRNYISWIDWVIQNS
- the cda gene encoding cytidine deaminase, giving the protein MDQRHLSQEEVNELIHQSHEAKTFSYSPYSKFRVGAALKTRDGRVFTGCNVENACYNLGVCAERNVIAKAVSEGYKDFIAIAIASDMEKEFISPCGACRQVMREFGCKWEVYLTKIDKSYEKMTVDELLPRSFGPDDLCKKKVSNIPSNH